Proteins co-encoded in one Pseudomonadota bacterium genomic window:
- a CDS encoding thioredoxin TrxA: MSERMVHVTDETFEADVLNSENPVLVDFWADWCGPCKMIAPILDEISDEYDGRVKVAKLNIDENPNTPPKYGIRGIPTLMLFKNGNVEATKVGAVSKSQLTAFIDSNL; this comes from the coding sequence GTGAGCGAACGCATGGTACACGTTACCGACGAAACATTCGAAGCAGACGTACTGAATTCCGAAAACCCCGTGCTCGTCGATTTTTGGGCCGACTGGTGCGGTCCGTGCAAAATGATTGCACCGATACTCGATGAGATATCCGACGAGTACGATGGGCGCGTCAAGGTGGCCAAGCTGAATATCGACGAGAATCCGAATACACCACCGAAATATGGAATCCGCGGAATTCCAACGCTGATGCTGTTCAAAAATGGCAATGTGGAGGCGACCAAGGTGGGCGCCGTGTCGAAGTCGCAGCTTACCGCGTTTATCGATAGCAATCTGTAA
- a CDS encoding V-type ATP synthase subunit A, giving the protein MGEILSIDGPIARLRLPGVRSGEQVRIGSLGLVGEVIGLDGDQAVAQIYEDTAGLRPGEKAEALGRPLTVELGPGLLGQIFDGVQRPLAEVYRQSGDFIARGLEVPALDREREWHFVPEPEVTAGTPVHPGMVLGRIAETASIEHRILVPPTISGELMELAVEGDYTVDTVVAHVRAAGGQVHKLRLFQRWPVRTPRPYKARNHAVMPLITGQRVLDTFFPLLKGGKGAIPGPFGAGKTMLQQQIARWTNADIVLFVGCGERGNELVDLLESFPQLTDPHTGRSLMERTLLVANTSNMPVVAREASIYVGVTIAEYYRDQGYDVLLVADSTSRWAEALREVAGRLGQMPVEEGHPAYLASRLGAFYERAGRVTALGDREGSVTLVGAVSPPGGDFSEPVTSHTKEVVQTFWALAKELADARHYPTVDWRDSFSDSIAVAARWWHQEVDERWSQRREAALGLLTEADELAQIVNLVGPEALSSGQRWKLECATLVREGILQQSALDPMDAYCSPVKQFMLLDLLLLIHEEGVRLLDLGLPVQRLLELKLLSRARRLKAEFDDDRLEELRAFGSEIQAAFDRLRTECLPREEEKP; this is encoded by the coding sequence ATGGGTGAGATTCTGTCGATAGACGGCCCCATCGCCCGCCTGCGGTTGCCGGGGGTGCGCAGCGGCGAGCAGGTGCGCATCGGCAGCCTGGGTCTGGTGGGTGAGGTCATAGGCCTGGATGGCGATCAGGCCGTGGCGCAGATCTACGAGGATACGGCCGGGCTGCGTCCCGGGGAGAAGGCCGAGGCGCTGGGACGGCCGCTTACTGTCGAGCTGGGACCGGGTCTGCTGGGGCAGATTTTCGACGGTGTGCAGCGTCCGCTGGCGGAGGTCTACCGCCAGAGCGGCGATTTCATCGCCCGTGGTCTGGAAGTGCCGGCGCTCGATCGGGAACGCGAGTGGCACTTTGTTCCCGAACCCGAAGTGACCGCCGGTACCCCGGTACACCCGGGGATGGTGCTGGGGCGGATCGCGGAGACGGCGAGCATCGAGCATCGCATCCTGGTGCCGCCGACGATCAGCGGCGAGTTGATGGAGCTGGCGGTGGAGGGCGACTATACCGTGGATACGGTGGTGGCTCATGTGCGTGCCGCGGGCGGGCAGGTTCACAAATTGCGACTCTTTCAGCGCTGGCCGGTGCGCACGCCACGCCCCTACAAGGCGCGCAATCACGCCGTGATGCCGCTGATCACCGGCCAGCGGGTGCTGGATACCTTCTTTCCGCTGTTGAAAGGCGGCAAGGGGGCGATACCCGGTCCCTTCGGCGCCGGCAAGACGATGCTACAGCAGCAGATCGCGCGCTGGACCAACGCCGATATCGTGCTCTTCGTCGGCTGCGGGGAGCGCGGCAACGAGCTGGTGGATCTGCTGGAGAGTTTTCCCCAGCTGACCGATCCTCACACCGGGCGTTCGCTCATGGAACGCACCCTGCTGGTGGCCAACACCTCCAACATGCCGGTGGTGGCGCGCGAGGCGTCGATCTACGTCGGCGTGACCATCGCCGAGTACTACCGCGACCAGGGCTACGATGTGCTGCTGGTGGCCGACTCCACCAGCCGCTGGGCCGAGGCGCTGCGCGAGGTGGCGGGACGCCTGGGCCAGATGCCGGTGGAGGAGGGGCATCCGGCCTATCTGGCCTCGCGGCTGGGGGCGTTCTACGAGCGCGCCGGACGGGTTACCGCACTCGGTGACAGGGAGGGTTCGGTAACCCTGGTCGGCGCCGTCTCGCCCCCCGGTGGCGACTTTTCGGAGCCGGTCACCAGCCACACCAAAGAGGTGGTGCAGACCTTTTGGGCACTGGCCAAGGAGCTGGCGGACGCCCGCCACTACCCGACGGTGGATTGGCGGGACAGCTTCTCCGATTCCATTGCGGTGGCTGCTCGCTGGTGGCATCAGGAGGTGGACGAGCGGTGGAGCCAGCGTCGCGAGGCGGCGCTGGGGTTGCTCACCGAGGCCGACGAACTGGCGCAGATCGTCAACCTGGTGGGGCCTGAAGCGCTCTCTTCGGGGCAGCGCTGGAAGCTGGAATGCGCCACGCTGGTGCGCGAAGGGATCCTGCAACAGAGCGCCCTCGATCCCATGGATGCCTACTGTTCGCCGGTCAAGCAGTTCATGCTGCTGGATCTGCTGCTGCTGATCCACGAGGAGGGGGTGCGGCTGCTCGATCTCGGGCTGCCGGTGCAGCGGCTGCTGGAGCTCAAACTCCTGTCCCGGGCGCGGCGGCTCAAGGCCGAGTTCGACGATGATCGGCTGGAGGAGTTGCGCGCCTTCGGCAGCGAGATTCAAGCGGCCTTCGACCGGCTACGGACCGAGTGCCTGCCGCGCGAGGAGGAAAAGCCATGA
- a CDS encoding ATPase, giving the protein MYGMVAIITLSLLGIVALGIYLEMRPLAERRRTRRWFKGAVGLNLLMFLGAELGLLLLGVQEVLAQPATAAAGGPVEVSVGLGLALIGIGIPTALATIGAGIAVGPVGAAALAVIAEKPEVFGRSLIYLGLAEGIAIYGLVVTILMLGRIG; this is encoded by the coding sequence ATGTACGGGATGGTGGCAATCATTACGCTGAGTCTGTTGGGTATCGTCGCGCTGGGTATCTACCTGGAGATGCGCCCATTGGCGGAACGCCGACGCACGCGCCGCTGGTTCAAGGGCGCGGTGGGGCTCAATCTGCTGATGTTTCTGGGCGCCGAACTGGGCCTGCTGTTGCTGGGGGTTCAGGAGGTGCTGGCGCAGCCCGCTACCGCCGCGGCCGGCGGACCCGTCGAGGTGTCGGTGGGATTGGGTCTGGCGCTCATCGGTATCGGCATTCCCACCGCGCTGGCCACCATCGGCGCGGGCATCGCCGTCGGACCTGTGGGCGCCGCCGCGCTGGCGGTGATCGCCGAAAAGCCCGAGGTGTTCGGCCGCAGTCTGATCTACCTGGGGCTGGCCGAGGGAATCGCGATCTACGGCCTGGTGGTCACCATCCTGATGCTGGGACGAATCGGATGA
- the rho gene encoding transcription termination factor Rho: MNLTELKKKTASELIQIAQDMGVEGMARSRKQDVIFSILKAHAKNGEDIFGDGVLEILQDGFGFLRSADCSYLAGPDDIYVSPSQIRRFNLRTGDTVSGKIRPPKEGERYFALLKVGQINYESPETAKNKVLFENLTPLHPNKRMSLELGNGSTEDITARVIDLMSPVGKGQRGLIVSPPKAGKTMLLQNIAHSIEVKHPECYLIVLLIDERPEEVTEMERSVRGEVVSSTFDEPASRHVQVAEMVIEKAKRLVEHKKDVVILLDSITRLARAYNTVVPSSGKVLTGGVDANALQKPKRFFGAARNIEEGGSLTIIATALIDTGSRMDDVIYEEFKGTGNMEIHLDRRIAEKRIYPAININRSGTRREELLTLVDELQKMWILRKLLHPMDELAAMEFLHDKLKGTKTNSEFFDSMKR; encoded by the coding sequence ATGAATCTCACCGAACTCAAGAAAAAAACCGCCTCAGAACTCATACAAATTGCCCAGGATATGGGCGTCGAAGGAATGGCAAGGTCGCGCAAGCAGGATGTGATCTTTTCCATCCTCAAGGCCCACGCCAAGAACGGCGAAGATATCTTTGGCGATGGGGTGCTGGAAATCCTGCAGGACGGTTTCGGTTTTCTGCGTTCAGCGGATTGCTCCTACCTGGCAGGCCCCGATGACATCTATGTCTCGCCCAGTCAGATACGGCGCTTCAATCTGCGCACGGGAGATACTGTCTCGGGCAAGATCCGTCCACCCAAGGAGGGCGAACGCTACTTCGCCCTGCTCAAGGTGGGCCAGATCAATTACGAATCGCCCGAGACGGCGAAGAACAAGGTCTTGTTCGAGAATCTCACACCGCTGCACCCCAACAAGCGTATGTCGCTGGAATTGGGCAATGGCAGCACCGAGGATATTACGGCGCGCGTCATCGATCTGATGTCGCCCGTTGGCAAGGGGCAACGCGGCCTTATCGTCTCGCCTCCCAAGGCCGGCAAGACGATGCTATTGCAGAATATCGCGCACTCCATCGAGGTTAAGCATCCCGAGTGCTATCTCATCGTGCTGCTCATCGACGAGCGCCCTGAAGAGGTGACCGAGATGGAACGCTCGGTACGTGGGGAGGTGGTCTCTTCCACCTTCGACGAACCGGCCAGCCGCCATGTGCAGGTGGCGGAAATGGTCATCGAAAAGGCCAAGCGTCTGGTGGAGCATAAGAAGGACGTGGTGATCCTGCTCGACTCCATCACCCGTCTGGCACGCGCCTACAACACCGTGGTTCCTTCGTCGGGTAAGGTGCTGACCGGTGGCGTCGATGCCAATGCCCTGCAGAAGCCCAAGCGTTTCTTCGGCGCTGCGCGCAACATAGAGGAGGGCGGCAGCCTGACCATCATCGCCACCGCCCTGATCGATACCGGCTCGCGCATGGACGATGTGATCTACGAGGAGTTCAAAGGCACCGGCAACATGGAGATCCATTTGGATCGCCGCATTGCGGAGAAACGTATCTACCCCGCCATCAATATCAATCGTTCCGGTACGCGTCGCGAGGAATTGCTGACACTCGTCGATGAGTTGCAGAAGATGTGGATACTGCGCAAGTTGCTCCACCCCATGGATGAGCTGGCGGCCATGGAGTTCCTGCACGACAAGCTAAAGGGGACCAAGACCAACAGCGAGTTCTTCGATTCGATGAAGCGCTAG
- a CDS encoding YkgJ family cysteine cluster protein, which translates to MNRASGKHRTIEITPETKCGFCHNSKCCTYITQHIDTPKKKEEFDFLLWQLSHENVQAYKDEDGWFLLFNSRCRHLLSNGGCGIYETRPQICRDYDNDFCEHDEPAEKHFEIFFDSYETLDKYCRKRFKKWDRRFKKNS; encoded by the coding sequence ATGAACAGAGCGAGCGGAAAACACCGCACCATAGAAATCACGCCTGAAACCAAATGCGGTTTCTGTCACAACAGCAAGTGTTGCACCTACATCACACAGCACATCGACACGCCGAAAAAGAAGGAGGAGTTTGACTTTCTGCTCTGGCAGCTGTCCCACGAAAACGTCCAGGCCTATAAGGACGAAGACGGCTGGTTTCTGCTTTTCAATTCGCGCTGCAGACATCTGCTGAGCAACGGTGGTTGTGGCATCTATGAGACCCGCCCCCAGATCTGTCGCGACTATGACAACGATTTTTGCGAGCACGACGAACCCGCCGAAAAACATTTCGAAATCTTTTTCGACAGCTACGAAACACTGGATAAATACTGCCGCAAGCGCTTCAAGAAATGGGATAGGCGGTTTAAGAAAAACAGCTAG
- a CDS encoding V-type ATP synthase subunit D: MGRRLNIPPTRSALLAVRRQVAFLEQGHQLLERKKELLTRLVYERLAQYRELRGEARTLLAAAYRWLGISTLRMSSQALGQVAIGLAPALEVEILPRRSLGVEYPSVTARLQPLQPVGLLGTDPSLDQTRLDLARAAVVLARLGESETALWRLLEEQRKTQKRVNALRYNIIPRYRATVRYIESVLEEEERNTLFQLKRLKQGSG, from the coding sequence ATGGGCCGACGCCTGAACATTCCGCCCACGCGCAGTGCGCTGCTGGCAGTACGGCGCCAGGTCGCCTTTCTGGAACAGGGCCATCAGTTGCTGGAGCGCAAGAAAGAGCTGCTGACCCGCCTGGTCTACGAGCGTCTCGCCCAGTACCGCGAACTGCGCGGCGAGGCGCGCACGCTCCTGGCCGCGGCGTACCGTTGGCTGGGTATCTCCACACTGCGCATGAGCAGCCAGGCATTGGGCCAGGTGGCCATCGGTCTGGCGCCGGCGCTGGAAGTGGAGATTCTGCCGCGGCGCAGTCTGGGCGTGGAATATCCGAGCGTTACCGCGCGCCTGCAGCCGTTGCAGCCGGTCGGATTGCTCGGCACCGATCCGAGCCTCGATCAGACGCGCCTCGATCTGGCCCGTGCCGCGGTGGTGCTGGCGCGCCTGGGCGAGTCCGAGACGGCGCTGTGGCGGCTGCTGGAGGAGCAGCGCAAGACCCAGAAGCGGGTCAACGCACTGCGTTACAACATCATCCCGCGCTACCGCGCGACGGTGCGTTACATCGAGTCGGTGCTGGAGGAAGAAGAGCGCAATACCCTGTTTCAGCTCAAGCGGCTGAAGCAGGGAAGCGGATGA
- a CDS encoding ATPase has product MEDTLKRLLDAELRAEEVVAGAEAERERLIDQALADARAVEAQFEARLPDLRASFLGKAETRAAQAIHELERRYAERSRQLREMAQQREREALRAALELVLDPAREE; this is encoded by the coding sequence ATGGAAGATACCCTGAAGCGGCTGTTGGATGCGGAGCTGCGCGCCGAGGAGGTGGTCGCCGGCGCCGAAGCGGAGCGGGAGCGCCTGATCGATCAGGCGCTGGCCGACGCGCGGGCCGTGGAGGCGCAGTTTGAAGCCCGCCTTCCTGACCTGCGCGCCTCCTTTCTCGGCAAGGCGGAGACGCGCGCCGCCCAGGCGATCCACGAATTGGAACGCCGCTATGCGGAGCGTTCCCGTCAGCTGCGCGAAATGGCCCAGCAGCGCGAGCGCGAGGCTCTGCGCGCGGCGCTGGAACTGGTGCTCGATCCCGCGCGGGAGGAGTGA
- a CDS encoding GMP/IMP nucleotidase, with translation MPQLLEWDCIDTVLLDMDGTLLDLHFDNHFWLEHVPRRYGELHGLEIEQSLAELLARYKAVEGTIDWYCIDYWTRELGMDIALLKEEVDHLIAVHPHVIEFLEALKRAGKRRVLVTNAHGKAISLKMRRTPLGAHLDALVCAHDLGVPKEDPRFWDRLRDCEPFELDRTVLIDDSLAVLRSASSYGLGYVLGVRKPDSQQREREISEFPAVHHFLELMPGVR, from the coding sequence ATGCCGCAACTGCTCGAGTGGGACTGCATCGACACCGTGCTGCTGGATATGGACGGCACGCTGCTCGATCTGCATTTCGACAATCACTTCTGGCTGGAGCACGTGCCGAGACGCTACGGCGAACTGCACGGATTGGAAATTGAGCAATCACTGGCGGAGTTGCTGGCGCGTTACAAGGCGGTGGAAGGCACTATTGATTGGTACTGCATCGACTACTGGACGCGTGAGTTGGGCATGGATATCGCCTTGCTCAAGGAGGAGGTCGATCACCTGATTGCCGTGCACCCGCATGTCATCGAGTTCCTTGAAGCGTTGAAGCGCGCGGGAAAACGACGCGTTCTGGTAACCAATGCTCACGGCAAGGCGATCTCGCTGAAGATGCGGCGCACGCCACTGGGTGCCCATCTCGATGCCCTGGTTTGTGCCCACGATTTGGGTGTACCCAAGGAGGATCCGCGGTTTTGGGATCGTCTGCGCGACTGCGAACCGTTCGAACTCGATCGCACCGTGTTGATCGATGACAGCCTCGCGGTGTTGCGATCGGCCAGCAGCTATGGGTTGGGATACGTGCTGGGGGTGCGCAAACCTGATTCACAACAGCGCGAACGCGAAATCAGCGAGTTTCCAGCCGTACATCATTTTTTGGAACTCATGCCGGGAGTTCGGTGA
- a CDS encoding ADP compounds hydrolase NudE, producing MRKKPEILNRREVARSRIFRIEERELRFPNGTVVHYERLLTARHGAVLVVPMADRDTVYLIREYAAGTDRYELALPKGLVSDGETPLQAANRELKEEIGHGARQLSHINTLSVAPGYLEHCTHIILAQDLFEQRLPGDEPEEIEVVPWSLSRLTELVARDDCTEARSIAALYMVKELLANES from the coding sequence ATGAGAAAAAAGCCCGAAATACTGAATCGCCGTGAGGTGGCCCGCTCGCGGATCTTTCGTATCGAGGAGCGCGAACTGCGCTTCCCCAACGGTACGGTAGTGCATTACGAGCGGCTGCTGACGGCACGCCACGGAGCGGTGCTGGTGGTGCCCATGGCTGATCGCGACACTGTGTATCTGATTCGCGAATATGCGGCTGGCACCGACCGCTACGAACTGGCCCTGCCCAAGGGTCTGGTCTCCGACGGTGAGACGCCGCTGCAGGCGGCCAACCGCGAGCTGAAGGAAGAGATCGGCCACGGCGCGCGCCAACTCAGCCATATCAATACGCTGAGTGTGGCGCCCGGCTATCTGGAGCACTGCACCCACATCATTCTCGCGCAGGATCTCTTCGAGCAGCGCCTGCCGGGCGACGAACCGGAGGAGATCGAGGTCGTACCCTGGTCGCTCAGCCGCCTGACCGAACTCGTGGCGCGCGACGACTGCACCGAGGCCCGCAGCATCGCCGCGCTGTATATGGTGAAAGAACTCCTGGCCAATGAATCCTGA
- a CDS encoding V-type ATP synthase subunit E, which translates to MSDAQQIGDLETALLARAENLAAEYRERGRSSAERIAEEAQARLHLREEKEVLAAKAEAERLYGRQVQAAEIRLQGELDRLRWTLVSATLAGLDAQLDALVKDAPRYRGVLQGLLRQGVEALDAEGLVAHLNARDYRRFAAEWEALVSEAVPGCKLALDEEPMPGSGGLLVRTADNRVRVDNSFEGRRARLAENLQEEVLERLFAPAMLAGWVEHG; encoded by the coding sequence ATGAGCGATGCACAGCAGATCGGCGATCTGGAGACTGCCCTCCTGGCGCGGGCCGAGAATCTGGCCGCTGAGTACCGCGAGCGGGGCCGCAGCAGTGCCGAGCGTATCGCCGAGGAGGCCCAGGCACGGCTTCATCTGCGCGAGGAGAAGGAAGTGCTGGCCGCCAAGGCCGAAGCCGAGCGCCTCTACGGCCGGCAGGTTCAGGCTGCGGAGATTCGCCTTCAGGGTGAACTGGATCGGCTGCGCTGGACATTGGTCAGCGCCACGCTGGCGGGCCTGGATGCCCAGCTCGACGCGTTGGTAAAGGACGCTCCACGCTATCGCGGGGTGTTGCAGGGGCTGTTGCGCCAAGGGGTGGAGGCGCTCGACGCAGAGGGTCTGGTGGCGCACCTCAACGCCCGGGATTATCGCCGCTTTGCCGCCGAGTGGGAGGCGCTGGTGAGCGAAGCCGTCCCAGGCTGCAAGCTCGCCCTCGACGAGGAGCCGATGCCCGGCAGCGGCGGCCTGCTGGTGCGCACCGCCGATAATCGGGTGCGGGTGGACAACAGCTTCGAAGGCCGCCGCGCGCGTCTGGCGGAAAATCTTCAGGAGGAGGTTCTGGAGCGCCTGTTCGCACCGGCGATGCTGGCGGGATGGGTGGAGCATGGGTGA
- a CDS encoding ATP-dependent RNA helicase RhlB → MDNSHLSKTTFSELNLPPELLRGTTEAGFTLCTPIQSETLPLALSGKDVAGQAQTGTGKTAAFLLATMTHLLRRAPPPARKATQPRALILAPTRELAIQIHRDAESLGAYTGLTLGLVYGGTGYEEQRRMLQAGVDILIGTPGRLIDYFKQHIFDLKAIQVMVLDEADRMFDLGFIKDIRYLLRRMPSPDQRQGMLFSATLSYRVTELAYEHMNNPELVMIEPDKVTADKVKQTVYYTANDEKIALLIGLLQHMDPSRSIVFVNTKRTAERVTDYLEANQIHAAMLSGDVPQTKRQRLLLAFQKGELPILVATDVAARGLHIPDVSHVFNFDLPQDAEDYVHRIGRTARAGALGDAISFACEEYSFSLPEIEAYISHKISAESFDPSLLTDLVHPKRRQSRVRPGGARRRPTGQNKRPQNTSRHKPKPRN, encoded by the coding sequence ATGGATAACTCACATTTGTCGAAAACCACCTTTTCGGAGCTAAATCTGCCCCCTGAATTGCTGCGCGGCACAACCGAAGCAGGCTTTACTCTCTGCACGCCAATTCAGTCCGAAACCCTGCCCCTGGCCTTGTCAGGTAAGGATGTCGCCGGTCAGGCACAGACCGGTACCGGCAAGACCGCCGCCTTTCTGTTGGCCACCATGACGCATCTGTTGCGCCGCGCCCCGCCCCCGGCTCGCAAGGCGACACAGCCCCGGGCGCTCATACTCGCGCCTACGCGCGAACTCGCGATTCAGATTCACCGTGATGCCGAGAGCCTGGGCGCCTATACGGGGTTGACCCTGGGCCTTGTTTACGGGGGAACCGGTTACGAGGAACAGCGCAGAATGCTCCAAGCCGGCGTAGACATCCTGATCGGAACGCCCGGTCGACTGATCGACTACTTCAAACAGCACATCTTCGATCTGAAGGCCATCCAGGTGATGGTGCTCGACGAGGCCGATCGCATGTTCGATCTCGGCTTTATCAAGGATATTCGCTACCTGCTGCGGCGCATGCCATCACCGGATCAGCGCCAGGGCATGCTCTTCTCGGCGACCCTTTCCTATCGCGTGACCGAACTCGCTTACGAGCACATGAACAACCCCGAGTTGGTGATGATCGAGCCCGACAAAGTGACGGCCGACAAGGTCAAACAGACAGTCTATTACACCGCCAACGATGAAAAGATCGCACTGTTGATAGGGCTGCTCCAGCATATGGATCCGAGCCGCAGTATCGTTTTTGTCAACACCAAGCGAACGGCGGAGCGCGTCACTGACTACCTGGAGGCCAATCAAATCCACGCAGCGATGCTCTCCGGCGATGTGCCGCAGACAAAACGCCAACGACTGCTGCTGGCCTTCCAAAAGGGCGAACTGCCGATCCTGGTGGCTACCGATGTGGCCGCGCGGGGCCTACACATCCCGGACGTCAGCCACGTCTTTAATTTCGATCTGCCGCAGGATGCCGAGGACTACGTCCACCGCATCGGTCGTACCGCCCGTGCGGGCGCGCTGGGTGATGCCATCAGCTTTGCCTGCGAGGAGTATTCGTTCTCCCTGCCGGAGATCGAGGCCTACATCAGCCATAAGATCAGCGCTGAATCATTCGATCCATCCCTGCTTACGGATTTGGTCCACCCCAAACGGCGCCAATCGCGCGTGCGACCGGGAGGAGCGCGTCGTCGTCCGACGGGGCAGAACAAACGCCCGCAAAACACCTCACGTCATAAACCGAAGCCGAGAAATTGA
- the cysQ gene encoding 3'(2'),5'-bisphosphate nucleotidase, whose amino-acid sequence MNPEDPTGLTNDLESLLNPVITLARSAGDEILAVYDSDFAVQHKDDDSPLTAADLASHHAIVAGLRALSPDLPILSEESAPPEFATRARWRRYWLIDPLDGTKEFVRRSGEFTVNIALIEDQQPVLGVVYTPVQRLTYAGARGVGAFKLLDDQAREPIHVRPLANGAVTVVGSKSHGTEELNAYLKRLGEHQLRSMGSSLKFCLVAEGAADLYPRLGPTCEWDTAAAQAVVEAAGGRVTDLEMNPLRYNTKASLLNPHFFVFGDPRGQWDRYLTH is encoded by the coding sequence ATGAATCCTGAAGACCCAACCGGCCTCACCAACGATCTGGAATCACTACTCAACCCCGTCATCACCCTGGCACGCAGCGCGGGCGACGAAATCCTGGCTGTTTATGACAGCGATTTCGCCGTTCAGCACAAGGACGATGACTCGCCCCTGACCGCGGCCGACCTGGCATCTCACCACGCCATCGTCGCAGGATTGCGCGCACTGTCACCCGATCTCCCGATCCTCTCCGAGGAGTCCGCGCCCCCCGAGTTCGCCACCCGCGCCCGGTGGCGCCGCTACTGGTTGATCGACCCGCTGGACGGCACCAAGGAGTTCGTCAGACGCAGCGGCGAGTTCACCGTCAATATCGCACTGATCGAGGACCAGCAGCCGGTGTTGGGGGTGGTCTACACGCCGGTGCAGCGCCTCACCTATGCCGGCGCAAGAGGGGTCGGTGCATTCAAACTACTGGACGATCAGGCTCGTGAACCGATCCACGTGCGCCCGCTGGCGAACGGCGCGGTGACGGTGGTAGGCAGCAAGTCCCACGGCACCGAGGAACTCAACGCCTACCTGAAACGGCTGGGCGAGCACCAACTGCGTTCCATGGGCAGTTCGTTGAAGTTCTGCCTGGTGGCCGAGGGCGCGGCTGACCTGTATCCGCGCCTCGGCCCCACCTGCGAGTGGGATACCGCGGCCGCGCAGGCGGTGGTGGAGGCGGCGGGTGGTCGGGTGACGGATCTGGAGATGAATCCCCTGCGCTACAACACCAAAGCGTCGCTTCTCAATCCGCATTTCTTTGTCTTCGGCGATCCGCGCGGGCAGTGGGATCGCTACCTCACGCATTGA
- a CDS encoding V-type ATP synthase subunit B: MREKEYRTASAAHGALLYMAAVPGVALGDRVAVRDRDGGVRNGQVILSGRDQVAVQLFEGTDDLDLESTWVRFLDRPFELPLSLELLGRIFSGVGEPRDGRPPLLSRVRRDVNGAPVNPAARAYPREFMQTGISTIDGLNSLVRGQKLPIFSGSGLPHNRLAAQIVRQARLPGEEANFSIVFAAMGVSYADARLFQEEFENSGVLGNVVMFINLADDPPMERLILPRTALTAAEYLAFDQDRHVLVVMTDMTHYAEALREVSTAKGDVPSRKGYPGYLYSDLAAIYERAGRIRDRHGSITMVPVVTMPSDDITHPIPDLTGYITEGQIVLSRELHSKGIYPPVTVLPSLSRLMKDGIGKEETRSDHPRVASQLYASYARAIEARNLASIIGADELSRRDRQYLRFADAFERQFVNQGAADDRSIVETLDLAWDLLSLLPADELTRVTEAELERYHHPMETEWADA; encoded by the coding sequence ATGAGGGAGAAGGAGTACCGCACAGCAAGTGCTGCCCATGGTGCGCTGCTCTATATGGCGGCGGTGCCGGGGGTTGCGCTGGGCGATCGGGTCGCGGTGCGTGATCGTGACGGGGGCGTGCGCAACGGACAGGTGATCCTGAGCGGCCGCGACCAGGTGGCGGTGCAGCTCTTCGAGGGCACCGACGATCTCGATCTGGAGAGCACCTGGGTGCGGTTTCTGGATCGGCCCTTCGAGCTGCCGTTGTCGCTGGAATTGCTGGGCCGTATCTTCAGCGGTGTCGGCGAGCCGCGTGACGGGCGGCCGCCGCTGCTCTCTCGGGTACGGCGCGATGTCAACGGCGCGCCGGTCAACCCGGCGGCGCGCGCCTATCCGCGCGAGTTCATGCAGACCGGCATCTCCACCATCGACGGGTTGAACTCGCTGGTGCGCGGCCAGAAGCTGCCCATCTTCTCGGGCTCAGGGCTGCCCCACAACCGGCTCGCCGCGCAGATCGTGCGTCAGGCGCGGCTGCCCGGCGAGGAGGCCAACTTCTCCATCGTCTTCGCCGCCATGGGGGTCTCCTACGCGGATGCACGGCTGTTCCAGGAGGAGTTCGAGAACAGCGGTGTGCTGGGAAACGTGGTGATGTTCATCAACCTCGCCGACGATCCGCCCATGGAGCGGTTGATCCTGCCGCGCACCGCGCTCACCGCCGCCGAGTACCTGGCCTTCGACCAGGACCGCCACGTACTGGTGGTGATGACCGACATGACCCACTACGCCGAGGCGTTGCGCGAGGTGAGCACCGCTAAGGGCGATGTGCCGTCGCGCAAAGGCTACCCCGGTTATCTCTACTCCGATCTGGCGGCGATCTACGAGCGTGCCGGGCGCATCCGCGACCGTCACGGCTCCATCACCATGGTGCCGGTGGTGACCATGCCGAGCGATGACATCACCCATCCGATTCCCGATCTCACCGGTTACATCACCGAGGGCCAGATCGTGCTCAGCCGTGAGCTGCACAGCAAGGGCATCTACCCGCCGGTGACGGTGCTGCCCTCGCTCTCGCGGCTGATGAAGGACGGCATCGGCAAGGAGGAGACACGTTCCGACCACCCGCGGGTGGCGAGTCAGCTCTACGCCTCCTACGCACGCGCGATCGAGGCGCGCAACCTCGCCTCGATCATCGGTGCCGACGAGCTGTCGCGGCGCGACCGTCAGTACCTGCGTTTCGCCGACGCCTTCGAGCGCCAGTTCGTCAACCAGGGGGCGGCTGACGACCGCAGCATCGTCGAGACGCTGGATCTCGCCTGGGATCTACTGTCGCTGCTGCCGGCCGACGAGCTGACCCGCGTCACCGAAGCGGAGCTGGAGCGCTATCACCACCCGATGGAGACGGAATGGGCCGACGCCTGA